TGTGTCCAGATAATCTTTGTATCCACCACATTGCAGAGTCTACAGAGAAGCCACCTGTATATGTGAAACACAGGCAGGGAGAATTAGCCAGGACATTTTTACAAACACATGTCCAAGCCTGCCTAAAATCTGTGCATTCTGTTGTGTGCCTTCCCCACACTGGGTGAATTTTAGCCCCTAAAAATGTAACTTACACAGACAAGAGTACATTTTGTAGTGTTAAGTGTCAGGTTTTGTGTTTGATCTCTCTCTAGCATTTAAATGCAGATTGATCTTAATCAGTGACATTTACTAGGAGTCAGCCAGGAGCTCTGCTCTCCAGCCTTGCTGCCAACCTCTGTTCTTCCCTCACCTTAACCATGTTTGGTAAACCCAGCACCTGAGTCACAGATTGACAGGCTTTCACAGATGTCAGACCAGAAGTGCTCTGATGAACCACAGGCAGTTAAGTCATAGGGAACAGCTGCCTTTGTAGCAGAATTTCAAGCTGTGGCCCATTACAACTTCAACTTCTGCTTCTGTGACCTTCTTAGTCCTTATTAGTAAGAAGGGGCAGGGTGATAGAGAGAATTGAAATTCAAGGTGTCAATATGGAAGCCTGCAGTTTTGCTAGAAAAGCAGCTGCCTCCTGTTGTGTCAGAGAAGGAAGTTGCTGACAGAGCCAAGCAGCTTCATTggtttttgtaaaaagaacaggagtacttgtggcaccttagagacagttactgcatttaatttaaaataaataaataaataaaataaaatcaaaagcgACTTGCATCCAAGATGAGGGGAGTGATGGAGGGAATTTTTGAGTTTGTGAGGACTGTGGTTGTTCTGCTAGAGGAACCCAAAGGTTCCAGAAAGCTGGATGCATTTCAAAGGATAAGTATTTCCTCATTAAAACTTAATAAATGTTTCTAAACATATTATATGGAACATTCAGTTGTTCTCTGAAGAATTATAACAAATTTGGAGATTGAATTCAATCACTGAAATgtgaaacaaagcaaaactaaaaTCCCTAAGTGCAAAACTCAAAGCTAAAATAACTAGCGTTTCCACCTGTGTGCTCGAGTGAGAGTGAGTGAAAGtcccctgctttcccccccccttttttgggggggggacatAGTAAACTAAAGggctttttttgtgggggggattACGTATTAAATAAGCCCACTGTTTCTGGAAGTATatctcagggatcggcaacctttagcacACGGCTCGCTGgggtaagcatcctggtgggccgggccggtttgtttacctgccgcgtccgcaggttcggctgatcgcggctcccactggccacagtttgccgctccagggcaatgggggctgcgggaactggtgcaggccaagggatgtgcttgccgccgcttcccgccacccccattggcctggagcggtgaatcgcggccagtgggagccgcaatcagccaaacctgcagaagtggcaggtaaacaaaccagcccgccgTGGTGCTTACCTGGTGAAccgcatgccgaaggttgccgatccctggtatattttaatttttcttgtattataataatctgaactgtttaacatggttttctttttatttctagaTGGTGTGAAAGGATCATAATTACCTAATCAACATCAACAGAATGGCTTCCCTTGATGAAGAAAACAGAACATTCACTTCATAGGCTTATGTCTACAACATGAAATATTTAACAGTAGCTGTCTTTGAGAAATTAATTTGTGACCTGAGATCTCCTGGTCCCGGGAAGAAATTGAGATTTTACAAATTAGAGCTATAATTtttcagtactttttttttttgagactaaTGATATTTAAATTTGCACAACAAAAATATAGAATACAAAACCCAAGGGTTATACTGATAAATTTTTGTTTGTGCATTACGCAGGAtatatcatttaaattaaattttaaatcatctttactttttatttatttcttaatacATGAAGACTCGGCAAGAATAATTTgtcacccatggaaaaaaataaggcATATTCCCCAAAAATGGACAGTAATTTTGTGTTAGATAAAATCAACAACTTAAAAGTAGAGCAAGAAGATGATGGCATAAATAATTGTACTTTGGAAAGAATGGATATAAAAAACGAACATGAAGATTTGAAACATACAGACAGTAGTGATGAACAAGAAgtcaaagaaaaacatttcatcAATAACAATCCTGGCAAATATTTATCTACAGAAAATGAAGATGATTATGGATCTCTGTTTTCTCAGTATAGTAGTACTCTTTATGATGTAGCAATGGAAGCTGTGACACAAAGCCTCCTTTCTAGCAGAAATATAAGCTCCCGGAAAAAATCCCCTGCTTGGAATCATTTTTTTATATCCCCTCGAGACAGCACTAAAGCAATATGTATGTACTGTATGAAAGAATTTAGCAGGGGTAAAAATGAAAAGGACCTAAGTACAAGTTGTCTCATGAGGCATGTGAGGAGAGCTCATCCTACTGTACTTATTCAAGAAAATGGAAGTATGCCGGGTCTAGCTTCTCTTTCTTCACCTTCATTGTTACTGCCTGCTCAGTCTGCAGATGTTGGAGATTTAAGTGCTGTGTTATCGCCTATAAAACTGGTCAAGAAAATTGCTTCTAAGATACCATCTCCAGATCAAGGAATTGAGGAATCTGTTTCTATAGTCTCTTCTGAAGAAATATCAGACCTTTCAGTTTCTGAAAAGTGCATCAAAGAAGAAGTCATGGCTGGGTCATCTCCACCCCTACCCAACAATCAGTATGATGAAACTGTGGAGAATGTAGCAGAGAAAACTCTTCCAATTCCAAAGAGTACATCAGGTTCCAGAAGAAGATCTGCTGtctggaaacatttttatttgtctccTTTAGATAATTCTAAAGCAGTTTGCATCCACTGCATGAATGAATTCAGTAGAGGAAAGAATGGAAAAGATCTTGGAACTAGTTGCTTAATAAGGCACATGTGGAGAGCCCATCGTTCTATTGTTTTGCAGGAGAATGGCGGTGGTACAAGCATACCACCCTTGTACTCTGCTCCTCCAACTTTATTGCCTTCTTTACTGCCCTCTGATGGTGATATGAATTCTGTGTCGTCCTCTCCAGGAAAACTGATTAAAGAATCAATGTCTGCTTCTTCCTCTCCAGATAGAATGGCAGAGGAGATCCATTCTACTCTCCCTTCTGGAGATGCTCTGGTGGAAGACTCATCGATGTTGTCAGCTGATGATATAGGTGAAGCCTCCTTAGTGTCTTCTCCTGAGAAGCAGTGTGACGGATTAAGTCCATTGATATTTGAACGTAGCTCTGTGTTTCAGCAAAATAAAAGGATTATGAAAAGGCTTAAATCAGAAGTTTGGCATCATTTTTCACTGTCTCCAGTGGACAGTCTAAAAGCTATATGTAGATACTGCAGTTGTATGATAAGTTGTGGAAAAAAAGGAGATGTAGGCACAAGCTGCTTGATGAGACATCTATATAGACGCCACCCTGAAGTGATTGGGAACCAAAAGAGTTTTATAGATGCAAGTTTGGCAAATTCTCCTTATGCTACTTTGGCTTCTGCAGAATGTTCATCCTCAAAATTGATTGACTTACCCACAATGGTTACAAATGGTAATCCAATTATATTTCCTGTCAATAGCAAGAAGACCTCAAAACTGTGGAATCACTTTTCAATTTGTTCTGCAGATTCAACTAAAGTAATATGTATGCACTGTGGACGTACAATAAGCAGGGGGAAAAAGCCAATAAATTTAGGTACAAGTTGCCTTCTAAGACATTTGCAGCGGTTTCATAACAATGTGCTGAAAACTGATGTTTCAGAGACAGTGTTGTCCTCTTCTATGGATAATCACAAGCCACTGAGCACAGAATTATTAGGATCTTCAACATTTGATGAAACCAATGACAAGTTTTGTGATTCTCACCCAGTTGCCAAAAAAATTACAAGTCTTGTAGCTGAAATGATTGCACTTGACCTTCAGCCATATTCTTTTGTAGACAACATTGGCTTTAACAGGCTGCTTGAATACTTGCAACCTCAGTATTCTTTACCTTCACCATCGTATTTTTCTAGGACAGCAATTCCAGAAATGTATGATAATGTGaaacaaataattatttcacATCTGAAAAAAGCTGAAAGCggagtaatacattttacatcagGAATATGGATGAGCAATCAAACACGAGAATATCTAACTCTTACTGCTCACTGGGTAACATTTGAGTCCTCATTTAGACCACAGTGTGAAGATTACCATTGTACAGCACTTTTAAACGTGTCACAGATTGATTGTGACTACAATGGCATCAGTATTCAAAAACAGCTAGAATATTGGTGGGAAGCCTGGATAACTTCCATTGGCCTTCAGATTGGGATTACTGTTACTGATAATCAAAGTATAGGAAAAACTTTAAATGAAAGCGATCATTCGAGTGTGCAGTGTTTTGGTCACACTGTTAATCTCATAGTAAATGAGGCGATTAAAAGTCAGAGAATGGTTCAAAATTTGCTTAGTATTGCAAGAAAGATTTGTGAACGTGTTCATCGGTCAGCAAAAGCAAAGGAGAAATTAGCTGAGTTACAAAAAGAATATGAGTTGCCCCAGCATCAACTTATTCAAGATGTTCCATCCAAATGGAATACATCATTCCATATGCTTGAACGCTTAATTGAACAGAAAAGAGCAATTGATGAAATGTCAATAGAGTGCAGCTTTAGGGAGCTGATAAGTTGTGATCAGTGGGTAGTTATGCAATCTGTGTGTCATGCTCTGAAACCATTTGAAGTTGCAAGTAGAGAGATGAGTACACACATGTCCACTTTAAGCCAGGTGATTCCAATGATTCACATACTTAACAGGAAAATAGAGATGTTGTTTGAGGAAACAATGGGCATTGACACCATGTTAAAATCCTTGAAAGAAGCTATGGCGAGTAGATTATCCAGCACACTTCATGATCCAAGGTACATTTTTGCTACACTTTTAGACCCCCGCTATAAAACATCCTTATTTACAGAGGAGGAGGCTGAACAGTATAAACTGGACTTAATCAGGGAGCTGGAAATATTGAGTTCTACCTCAGATGATGATAAACCTGTTTCTAATGGGTGTGATATAGGTTCACCATCTACAAACTCCTGTGGGGAGGATAATCTTTGGTCACTTATGGCTGACATGAAAAAATCAAAAGATCTAAAAGAGAAGGCAAAGTTACCAGAGGAAATGGTGCTCTCATACTTGGAGGAAGAAGTGCTTGAGCATAACTGTGATCCACTAACTTACTGGGATTTTAAGAAGTCATCTTGGCCAGTATTGTCAAAATTGGCTGTCAGATTCTTGGGTTGTCCACCAAGTATTGTTCCTTCAGAGAGATTGTTCAATACATCCAATGAAAACAGCAGCTTTAGTCAGTCAAGGCTAATGATTGAACACTTTGAAAAACTTATCTTTTTGAAAGTGAATCTTCCCTTAATATACTTCCAGTATTGAAACTAATGAACAAATTGCCAGACTAAAACTATTGTTGCTCACTGGATATTAAATATTTGGATTGTTAAATTGCTCCAGTAGGGGCCATGTATGACATCTAATCAGTGACTGTAATTCAAAATTTTAGTTTtgtcagctttcattaaaatgtcTACATGTGCCTTATTCATAGTTCTTCAGGCCAGATATTgtatatatgttttttaaaagttcacaCTAGAAATAGCCTGTCTTGTCAAATTATACATAATTATGTAGGTTTTAATCCATAATTGTAAATGAACTTAAAGCGCGGTCATTTGTTTTAATAGAATGGCAAAAAAGATGTAAACAGTTCTATTCTGTAGTTTTTTATTCAATTATGTAAAAACCATAAACCAGGTACTGTATTTTAGTTAAACATTGCTTTAATTGCAGCAAAATAGCTTTTGTAGCTGTCAAAAGAAAGCTGTACTTAAAAGGTGGAGTTCAAGCCATCTTTTTACTTAACAATTTTTAATTGTAAGCCCTAAAGTACTTAAAGGGTTATGAAGAATTATTATGGAAGATGTTTACTATGACAAGAAACTATTGACTTACTATTTGAAAATCTAACTAAATTTAGAGGTATTATGGAACATCAGTTATACAATAATCTGTAATAAAACTTCCCATGTGCTGTTCTCCTATTCAGGTTTTACATTGTAACTGAATTACAGAAATATTCTGAGTATTTATATAAGCTCTTTTTGGAACTTTTTATCAAAGTTTGTGAATGAATGCTTGTTGTTTAATGCAGTGTATGAAAAGGCAAGAAATTTAGTGAAAGATCTGATGTTCTAAagcctttttttaatctttagtgCATCAAAATTATAAGGGTTCCCTGGCGTAGAAATTGTGCCCTGGTTCCCAACATGATTACAGCCGGGTATAACAAATTGTCTTAAAGTTCCTAGGACAAAAATAACCAACTCTGATTCTGAAGAATAGCCTTATGGATATGGTGCACTGCTTAGAATTTTATGTAGTAGGGTTGATTCATAATTATTGGTGTCCATCATGCAAATGAGtaggccctatcaaattcacggtctattataggattttaaaaatgataaatgtcatgatttcagctatttaaatctgacatttcagtgttgtaattgtaggggtcttgacccaaaaaggaattgtgggggggttgcaagattattgtggggtggagggggggttgcagtactgctacccttctgtgctgctgctggtggtggctacacctgcagagctgggcagctgtagACTTGGCTGGGAGCCcatttctgaaggcagagccgccaccagccaCACcggagaagtaaggatggcatgatatggtatgtattgtatggagatatacctatctcagaactggaaggggccctgaaaggtcattgagtacagccccctgccttcactagcaggaccaagtactgattttgccccagatccctaagtggccccctcaaggattgaattcgcAACCCtggggtttagcgggccaatactcaaaccactgagctatccctccattgccacccttctgcactgctgcctgcagagctgggccctcagtcagcagctgccactctccagctgcccagctctgaaggcagtgcagaagtaagggtggcaatactgcaacccacctaaaatagccttgtgaccccctgcaactcccttttgggtcaggacccccaatttgagaaacactggtctcccctgtgaaatctgtatagcataaggtaaaagcacacaagaccagatttcacagtatGTGACGCATTTTTAATAgctgtgaatttggcagggccctacaAATGAGTTGTTGTAGAACCCTCTAAACTTCAAAAATAGAGTAAAAATAGCCagcatttaaattttaaacaatgttttCCATGTTTTTCTTTCAACTACTAGAGTCATCTTCCCATTTCAGTTTGATTAAATACTTTTGGGAAGCAAGTCGTTCATTTGCCTATGACCTTTTAGAAAAATTGTAGTTTTGTTAAAATACTGTACCTATGCTAATCTAATTTTACATTTACTATGTTTTAGTGTATTTATAAATGGTGAACTCAGtttctgaaattaaacattttatttgcaaTTTCTAGTGCTATTGAACACTGCCTTTTTCGTTTCAGAAAACCTGTAGAAAAACTGTTTAATCTGAGAATGAAACTGACTAAAATACATACAGAATCATATATTTTAGTACAGAACACTATATGGAAGGGAGATTAATTGGTATATTTAGCTCTCTGGATTTCAAAGGCTATATTTTGTAGCCCTTACGTTGAGTAGCGTCTTACTGCAAGTACTTCTAGTGCCTACTTGACCTGAGCAAGGGTTGCGGAGATATTCTCCCAGTGACTTAATAGTTACTACATGACATttcccaaaacattttgaaaataggcTATTAATGGAACAGTTAAAACTAAATTCTGTTCTCAACTATATGCACAATAACACCACTGAAATATGGGAATTATACTTGGCCgcctgagaacagaatttgttcTAACCTAGTGCTTTCCCATCTGGGTCTGGTTCTTGTGCCTTCTGCATTTAAGTCCAGGTGGCTTTCTCCTCTACATTGCTTGGGCATCAGCACAGTGGGTCAATGAGAACATGCGAAAGACTGGGTCCCTGCTCAGTTCTAGTCTAAACTTCACTCAGGCTGGGAACAAGTCCTGCTCAGTCACTCTGAGAAGGATGCAtgtgcagtctggtcagcactagaAGCTGTGACAGGCTTGAGTATGCTCAGAGTGGACAGAATCTTGTAAGTGTTTAGCAATTAAAATCTTTGAAGTCTGAGCATATCTGACCAGTAACTTTTCAAAGACCTAATGACCAAATTTAggtggattttcaaagggatggCAAAAATCCCTGCTCTGAAATCCATCTcctaccaaatttcaagtccctactgTGAAGCATAGGGGAGGTAAATTTCTCAAAGAAAAGACTGCCAGAACTTTTTAGTGTAGGTAAAACGTATTTTTCCTTAGTCTCTTTCTTGGAAATGACTgaaaaaactttccaaaataaaGTTCAGCCTAAGGCAGAAACCCAGcatgaaaatttcagcccaattagttaaagtttggcaaaggaataagcaacagaaaacagtCATATAATGGAAGATGTCAAGCAGTGttaccagctccacctataataaAATAGCTGAAATTAAAATTTAGGGTACTCAGATTTGATCACGTCATTGTAACTTTATATTAACAAATGCAATGCAATTCAACTATTATACACTGATGACACATTAAAAGGAACAGCACCCActacttgggggggggagggggaggagagggacggAATCTCAGGGCAAAAATACTATATTCCTTAGAAAAGCAATTTAGTGTAACATTTTAAGGTTAGGATTCTCATTAATGATGCATTTATTCCTGCCCCCCCTTGCTTCAACCAGTCATAGTGGCAAACTACATTTAAGACAAAGCTGTGACCAGTTGTGTAACCCACTAACAGTGAAAGCTGTGGTCAAACAGTCTTGCTTATATTGATATCATGCttggtttgtggttttgttttcttattgCAGTTTGAAGAATTAAACTCATTTGTGTAGACGGAATCTAAGCGTTCAGAACTACAAGTAAAAGCATGTAGGGGTGGTCGTCTTCTACTGTTTAAGTGTGCTGTGAAGAGCACTCCTAAATTTGGGAGGAAAGTAGGGCAAAGTTAGTTAACAGTGAGGATTCTTTTGCAGAGGCCTCCTCACTCTGCAGCAGAGGCATCCTCTGCTGATGCTAAtctgatagtttaaaaaaagggaaatttcaTCCACGAAAAAAAAGACATGATGAAGATAAGGTTGCAGCATATACGGGTAAGCTGGGTGTATATTTTTCCAAACTATCATCTCTGGCAAGATTTCACTGCACGAGGTTTATGTTACGTCATTGTGAACAGAGAATATTTTGAAAGAAGACATGGTCTGGTGTTCTTTAGAAACTAAAATGTTCTGGAAGCATTATGTATTAATTAACAATGTTACCTACAAGTTCAGATTTTACAGAAACTAACCAAAATGGCAAACTTTTTAAAGACCActttcagtgttttaaaaaaaaaaaaattgcaaaaaaccCACAAGGTTTGTGCCTGTACGCTGACTGATACATCAAGGAAGCAACACACAATGGTGCTATTTCTCCTCTGAGTATATTTCTAAACTTAAGGATAGCTGCAGCTTAGGTCAGAGGGCTTCTTAAAGTTTTTATCAAAAGCAACTaacccaaaaacaaaataaaccccatACCTAGCCATTCACAAAAGTTGGAAAATTAGTTCATAAATTCAGTCAGCAATAGCTGAGTGCATCACCTATTTACTGACTTCTCACTTAAAGCTATCCAAAGGACCAAAGACTTAAGcctaactatttaaaaaaaaaaaaaagtagtaaataAATGGTGCAATACTTCCCACTTCAATTTATAGGAGTAGTTAGGGTGTTTGTTTCAGTGGCATGTTGTGGTACTGCACCCTTAatcttcattaatttttttttttttttttgagtgggagaatatactgaagtcaatggaaagtttttCAAACTAAGGTTTCGTAGGTgttagattattttttgtttaacaaTACACCTGAAAACAGATGATTTTCTTCTAAATGCTGGTGCCTTTGAAGCTCTTTTGCAAAACTTTAAGACCAAAAAAATCTGAACTTT
The DNA window shown above is from Trachemys scripta elegans isolate TJP31775 chromosome 1, CAS_Tse_1.0, whole genome shotgun sequence and carries:
- the ZBED4 gene encoding zinc finger BED domain-containing protein 4 yields the protein MEKNKAYSPKMDSNFVLDKINNLKVEQEDDGINNCTLERMDIKNEHEDLKHTDSSDEQEVKEKHFINNNPGKYLSTENEDDYGSLFSQYSSTLYDVAMEAVTQSLLSSRNISSRKKSPAWNHFFISPRDSTKAICMYCMKEFSRGKNEKDLSTSCLMRHVRRAHPTVLIQENGSMPGLASLSSPSLLLPAQSADVGDLSAVLSPIKLVKKIASKIPSPDQGIEESVSIVSSEEISDLSVSEKCIKEEVMAGSSPPLPNNQYDETVENVAEKTLPIPKSTSGSRRRSAVWKHFYLSPLDNSKAVCIHCMNEFSRGKNGKDLGTSCLIRHMWRAHRSIVLQENGGGTSIPPLYSAPPTLLPSLLPSDGDMNSVSSSPGKLIKESMSASSSPDRMAEEIHSTLPSGDALVEDSSMLSADDIGEASLVSSPEKQCDGLSPLIFERSSVFQQNKRIMKRLKSEVWHHFSLSPVDSLKAICRYCSCMISCGKKGDVGTSCLMRHLYRRHPEVIGNQKSFIDASLANSPYATLASAECSSSKLIDLPTMVTNGNPIIFPVNSKKTSKLWNHFSICSADSTKVICMHCGRTISRGKKPINLGTSCLLRHLQRFHNNVLKTDVSETVLSSSMDNHKPLSTELLGSSTFDETNDKFCDSHPVAKKITSLVAEMIALDLQPYSFVDNIGFNRLLEYLQPQYSLPSPSYFSRTAIPEMYDNVKQIIISHLKKAESGVIHFTSGIWMSNQTREYLTLTAHWVTFESSFRPQCEDYHCTALLNVSQIDCDYNGISIQKQLEYWWEAWITSIGLQIGITVTDNQSIGKTLNESDHSSVQCFGHTVNLIVNEAIKSQRMVQNLLSIARKICERVHRSAKAKEKLAELQKEYELPQHQLIQDVPSKWNTSFHMLERLIEQKRAIDEMSIECSFRELISCDQWVVMQSVCHALKPFEVASREMSTHMSTLSQVIPMIHILNRKIEMLFEETMGIDTMLKSLKEAMASRLSSTLHDPRYIFATLLDPRYKTSLFTEEEAEQYKLDLIRELEILSSTSDDDKPVSNGCDIGSPSTNSCGEDNLWSLMADMKKSKDLKEKAKLPEEMVLSYLEEEVLEHNCDPLTYWDFKKSSWPVLSKLAVRFLGCPPSIVPSERLFNTSNENSSFSQSRLMIEHFEKLIFLKVNLPLIYFQY